One Roseomonas sp. OT10 DNA window includes the following coding sequences:
- a CDS encoding DnaJ C-terminal domain-containing protein produces the protein MAEDPYSILGVARTASAEEIRKAYRAIAKKNHPDLNPGNKEAEERFKAASVANDLLSDPEKRARYDRGEIDASGQERPERAYYRDFAEGPQGARYRRPGGGPGGHPGGFQQEGFTGAGGAGFGGSFDPEDLGDIFSDLFRGEGGGGGGSNRPRRGADRRYQMEVAFLDAVNGATSRLTLPSGETLDVRIPPGLEDGQVLRLRGKGQAGRNGGPDGDALIEVTVRAHPLYRREGRDLEMEVPVTVAEAVLGTRATLPTPRGEVAMTIPPGSDAGTRLRLRGRGVAEGGGQPAGDLFVVLKLVLGPVDDSLREFLRGWAAEHPSDPRQSLRDQA, from the coding sequence ATGGCGGAAGATCCCTATTCGATTCTCGGCGTCGCCCGGACCGCCTCCGCGGAGGAGATCCGCAAGGCCTACCGGGCGATCGCCAAGAAGAACCACCCCGACCTCAACCCGGGCAACAAGGAGGCCGAGGAGCGGTTCAAGGCGGCCAGCGTCGCCAACGATCTGCTTTCGGACCCCGAGAAGCGCGCCCGCTACGACCGCGGCGAGATCGATGCCTCCGGGCAGGAACGGCCCGAGCGCGCCTATTACCGCGACTTCGCCGAGGGGCCGCAGGGCGCGCGCTACCGCCGCCCCGGCGGCGGGCCGGGAGGCCATCCGGGCGGCTTCCAGCAGGAGGGCTTCACCGGCGCGGGCGGCGCCGGATTCGGCGGGAGCTTCGACCCGGAGGATCTGGGCGACATCTTCAGCGACCTGTTCCGCGGCGAGGGCGGCGGAGGCGGCGGGTCCAACCGCCCGCGGCGGGGCGCCGACCGGCGCTACCAGATGGAGGTCGCCTTCCTCGACGCGGTCAACGGCGCCACCAGCCGCCTCACCCTGCCCAGCGGGGAGACGCTGGACGTCCGCATCCCGCCGGGGCTGGAGGACGGGCAGGTCCTGCGCCTGCGCGGCAAGGGCCAGGCCGGGCGGAACGGCGGCCCGGACGGCGATGCGCTGATCGAGGTCACCGTCCGTGCCCACCCCCTCTATCGCCGGGAGGGGCGCGACCTGGAGATGGAGGTGCCGGTCACCGTCGCCGAGGCCGTGCTGGGGACCAGGGCCACCCTGCCGACCCCGCGCGGGGAGGTCGCCATGACCATCCCGCCCGGCTCCGATGCCGGGACCCGGCTGCGGCTGCGCGGGCGCGGGGTGGCGGAGGGCGGCGGCCAACCGGCCGGCGACCTCTTCGTTGTGCTGAAGCTGGTGCTGGGGCCGGTGGACGACAGCCTGCGCGAGTTCCTTCGCGGCTGGGCGGCCGAGCATCCATCCGACCCCCGCCAGAGCCTGCGGGACCAGGCATGA
- a CDS encoding chaperone modulator CbpM, with translation MITREMLLRRVERLEAEALERWIAEDWVRPVRQAGVPVFAEADVARLRLILDLRDEMEVGEEALPVVLSLIDQLHETRRQMRRLCEALLQAGPEDRARDVLDRLRG, from the coding sequence ATGATCACGCGGGAGATGCTGCTCCGCCGCGTCGAGCGGCTGGAGGCCGAGGCGCTGGAGCGCTGGATCGCCGAGGACTGGGTGCGGCCCGTCCGTCAGGCGGGGGTGCCGGTCTTCGCGGAGGCCGATGTCGCGCGGCTGCGCCTGATCCTGGACCTGCGTGACGAGATGGAGGTCGGGGAGGAGGCGCTGCCGGTCGTGCTCTCCCTGATCGACCAGTTGCACGAGACGCGGCGGCAGATGCGCCGGCTCTGCGAGGCGTTGCTGCAGGCGGGCCCGGAGGACCGGGCCCGGGACGTGCTCGACCGGCTGCGCGGCTGA